One Nonomuraea angiospora DNA segment encodes these proteins:
- a CDS encoding ABC transporter substrate-binding protein: MAISLDRRAFLRTTGLAGLALGLAACGETTAAGGGGGASGLGSVKLQLSWKKNVEFAGEYFADTKGYFKAAGFSQVELLSGGGSGTSVESGLATGRCWAGLSAPTITAPAVLQGAQLKIVGATFQKNPFAIVSLNKNPIKDAKDLVGKKIGVQDSNELVWNALLKANNLDPSSVTRVPFQSDPSMLTSGQLDGYVGYVTSGPVRLRMQGHDPAYLLFADAGLPLVAETFTVTQETIDKERDKLKAFLTAEIKGWKDAVADPAKSAELAATVYGKDQNLDVKEQTEEAKMQNELVVTPDVKANGLFTITPELIEQNIASLAKAGVNIKAEQLFDLTILDEIYKADPSLKLS, translated from the coding sequence ATGGCTATTTCTCTCGACCGCCGCGCGTTCCTGCGGACAACAGGTCTGGCCGGTCTGGCGCTCGGTCTGGCCGCCTGTGGCGAGACCACGGCCGCCGGCGGCGGAGGAGGAGCGAGCGGGCTGGGCTCGGTCAAGCTCCAGCTCTCCTGGAAGAAGAACGTCGAGTTCGCCGGCGAGTACTTCGCGGACACCAAGGGCTACTTCAAGGCCGCCGGATTCTCGCAGGTCGAGCTGCTGTCGGGGGGCGGCTCCGGCACCTCGGTCGAGTCGGGCCTGGCCACCGGCCGCTGCTGGGCGGGCCTGTCCGCGCCCACGATCACCGCGCCGGCCGTCCTGCAGGGTGCCCAGCTGAAGATCGTCGGCGCGACCTTCCAGAAGAACCCGTTCGCGATCGTCTCGCTCAACAAGAACCCGATCAAGGACGCCAAGGACCTCGTCGGCAAGAAGATCGGCGTCCAGGACTCCAACGAGCTGGTCTGGAACGCGCTGCTCAAGGCCAACAACCTCGACCCGTCGAGCGTGACCCGCGTGCCGTTCCAGTCGGACCCCTCGATGCTGACCTCCGGGCAGCTCGACGGTTACGTCGGCTACGTCACCAGCGGTCCCGTACGGCTGCGGATGCAGGGCCACGACCCCGCCTACCTGCTGTTCGCCGACGCCGGCCTGCCGCTGGTCGCCGAGACGTTCACGGTGACGCAGGAGACCATCGACAAGGAGCGCGACAAGCTCAAGGCGTTCCTGACCGCCGAGATCAAGGGCTGGAAGGACGCCGTCGCCGACCCGGCCAAGTCCGCCGAGCTGGCCGCCACCGTCTACGGCAAGGACCAGAACCTCGACGTCAAGGAGCAGACCGAGGAGGCCAAGATGCAGAACGAGCTCGTGGTCACCCCCGACGTCAAGGCCAACGGCCTGTTCACGATCACGCCGGAGCTGATCGAGCAGAACATCGCCTCCCTCGCCAAGGCCG
- a CDS encoding metal-dependent hydrolase family protein yields the protein MRLDGIPLWDGTEYRGPVDLSWEPDRIISVQPDTLPGYDGLCVLPGLVDTHVHLVGYAGPGDPPDFATWPLVTTRDEQVLHGAAHAQRAMRHGVTTLRDLAGDEAQIALRRVFDAGVLPGPRVQVHGVVGMTAGHNDLFVPPAFPVRKPTADGPDECRKLVRAWARAGMDGIKLTTSGGVLSIGDKNAWRNYTRDEIRAVVDEAHALGMLVASHAHSEDGIRVAVEEGVDSIEHGTLMSKDLAETLAARGTPVAPTLLINEAIAEGRVPVTPEASAKAAELIARRDVLLAQAAALGVRFVLGTDANGHHVQFGDQFAEVVHMTRVLGMDAESALRAATSDAADSIGMPVGRIAPGLGADFVVLRGRPWERIEDLATENIVAVVSRGRVVAGRLPVSP from the coding sequence ATGAGACTCGACGGAATCCCCCTTTGGGACGGTACCGAATATCGCGGCCCAGTCGATCTGAGCTGGGAGCCGGACCGGATCATCAGCGTGCAGCCGGACACTCTGCCCGGCTATGACGGTCTATGCGTGCTTCCCGGCCTGGTGGACACGCACGTGCACCTGGTCGGCTACGCGGGCCCCGGCGACCCGCCGGACTTCGCGACCTGGCCGCTGGTGACCACCCGGGACGAGCAGGTGCTGCACGGCGCCGCCCACGCCCAGCGGGCCATGCGGCACGGCGTGACGACCCTGCGCGACCTGGCGGGCGACGAGGCTCAGATCGCGCTGCGCCGGGTGTTCGACGCCGGGGTGCTGCCCGGGCCGCGCGTCCAGGTGCACGGCGTGGTGGGGATGACGGCCGGGCACAACGACCTGTTCGTGCCGCCCGCCTTCCCCGTGCGCAAGCCCACGGCGGACGGCCCCGACGAGTGCCGCAAGCTCGTACGCGCCTGGGCCCGCGCCGGCATGGACGGCATCAAGCTCACGACCAGCGGCGGCGTGCTGTCGATCGGCGACAAGAACGCCTGGCGCAACTACACCCGCGACGAGATCAGGGCGGTCGTGGACGAGGCGCACGCGCTCGGCATGCTGGTGGCCTCGCACGCCCACTCCGAGGACGGCATCCGCGTGGCCGTCGAGGAGGGCGTCGACTCGATCGAGCACGGCACGCTCATGAGCAAGGACCTGGCCGAGACGCTGGCCGCCCGGGGCACGCCGGTCGCGCCCACGCTGCTGATCAACGAGGCCATCGCCGAGGGCCGCGTCCCCGTCACGCCCGAGGCCAGCGCCAAGGCCGCCGAGCTGATCGCCCGGCGCGACGTGCTGCTGGCCCAGGCCGCCGCGCTGGGCGTGCGGTTCGTGCTCGGCACCGACGCGAACGGCCACCACGTGCAGTTCGGCGACCAGTTCGCCGAGGTCGTCCACATGACGCGGGTGCTCGGCATGGACGCCGAGTCCGCGCTGCGCGCGGCCACCTCCGACGCGGCCGACTCGATCGGCATGCCCGTGGGGCGGATCGCGCCGGGGCTGGGCGCCGACTTCGTCGTGCTGCGCGGCCGCCCGTGGGAGCGCATCGAGGACCTGGCCACGG